The following proteins are encoded in a genomic region of Bradyrhizobium sp. SK17:
- a CDS encoding TerC family protein — protein sequence MSELLSFDALSALLQVVVIDLVLAGDNAVVIGLAAAGLPEKQRGKAILIGIGAATLLRILFALLTTQLMQIVGLLLAGGILLLWVCWKMWRELRATSHDPATDMGADGAEGQRKTLWQATTQIIVADVSMSLDNVLAVAGAAREQPIVLIFGLALSIAMMGAAATFIARLLQNHRWIAYVGLAVILYVAIDMTIRGASEIAKVAPV from the coding sequence ATGTCCGAACTGCTTTCATTCGACGCCCTCAGCGCATTGCTGCAAGTCGTCGTCATCGACCTCGTGCTGGCCGGCGACAACGCCGTCGTGATCGGCCTTGCCGCGGCAGGCCTGCCCGAGAAGCAACGCGGCAAGGCGATCCTGATCGGCATCGGCGCCGCGACGCTGCTGCGCATCCTGTTCGCGCTGCTCACCACGCAATTGATGCAGATCGTCGGGCTGTTGCTCGCCGGCGGCATCCTCTTGCTGTGGGTATGCTGGAAGATGTGGCGCGAGTTGCGTGCCACGTCGCACGATCCCGCCACCGATATGGGCGCCGACGGTGCGGAAGGCCAGCGCAAGACGCTGTGGCAGGCCACCACCCAGATCATCGTCGCCGACGTCTCGATGTCGCTCGACAACGTGCTGGCGGTCGCGGGCGCGGCGCGCGAGCAGCCGATCGTGCTGATATTCGGCCTCGCGCTCTCGATCGCGATGATGGGCGCGGCGGCCACCTTCATCGCACGGCTGCTGCAAAACCACCGCTGGATCGCCTATGTCGGCCTCGCCGTGATCCTCTATGTCGCAATCGACATGACGATCCGCGGTGCATCCGAGATCGCCAAGGTCGCGCCGGTCTGA
- a CDS encoding SDR family NAD(P)-dependent oxidoreductase, with amino-acid sequence MNMAGKTVLITGSTDGVGRYVAMKLAAAGARVLIHGRDTQRAQTLADEIKRVSGREPMFYQADLSSLADVREFAQLVLDDQDRLDVLVSNAGIGSQNEGPARQTSKDGHELRFAVNYLAGFLLAHLLLPRLKASSPARIVNVASLGQHPIDFADVMITRNYSGGRAYAQSKLSQIMFTIDLAEQLQGSGVTVNSLHPATYMNTTMVRASGATPISTVEQGGEAILRLVQGDDVAERSGLFFDGLREARAHAQAYDAEARKRLRALSLKLAGLG; translated from the coding sequence ATGAATATGGCAGGCAAGACCGTGCTGATCACCGGTTCCACCGACGGCGTCGGCCGCTATGTGGCGATGAAGCTGGCGGCCGCCGGCGCCCGGGTCTTGATCCACGGCCGCGACACCCAGAGGGCACAGACGCTTGCCGACGAGATCAAGCGCGTCAGCGGCCGCGAGCCGATGTTCTATCAGGCCGACCTGTCGTCGCTTGCCGATGTCCGCGAGTTCGCCCAGCTGGTGCTCGACGACCAGGATCGTCTCGATGTCCTGGTCAGCAACGCCGGCATCGGCTCGCAAAACGAGGGGCCGGCGCGGCAGACCAGCAAGGACGGTCACGAGCTGCGCTTCGCCGTCAACTATCTCGCCGGCTTCTTGCTGGCGCATCTGTTGCTGCCGCGGCTCAAGGCGAGCTCGCCCGCGCGCATCGTCAATGTCGCCTCGCTCGGCCAGCACCCGATCGATTTCGCCGACGTGATGATCACCAGGAACTACAGCGGCGGCCGCGCATATGCCCAGAGCAAGCTGTCGCAGATCATGTTCACTATCGATCTCGCCGAGCAGTTGCAGGGCTCCGGCGTGACCGTCAATTCTCTGCATCCGGCGACCTACATGAACACCACGATGGTGCGCGCCAGTGGTGCCACCCCGATCTCGACCGTGGAGCAGGGCGGCGAGGCGATCCTGCGGCTGGTGCAGGGGGATGACGTCGCCGAAAGGAGCGGGCTGTTCTTCGACGGCCTGCGCGAGGCCCGCGCGCATGCGCAAGCCTATGATGCCGAGGCGCGCAAGCGGCTGCGGGCGCTGAGCCTCAAGCTGGCGGGACTTGGCTGA
- the pssA gene encoding CDP-diacylglycerol--serine O-phosphatidyltransferase has translation MTPFDNNSSELRRRRFRPIPVRMLVPNMITLLAICAGLTAIRLSTEGRMELAVAAIVFAAILDGIDGRVARMIKGQSKFGAELDSLADFVNFGVAPGLILYFWQLHELNNGGWIAAMVFAISGGLRLARFNASIDDPNKPAFAANYFTGVPAPAGAITVLLPIYLAFLGVPMPPATLTAFYTLLIAFLMVSRLPVFSGKTVKMRVPPEMVLPVFVAVVFFVALLIGYPWHILSAGSVAYLISLPWGWKSYRDQERKLAAQSQGAGVPAAAATPYAAPVTDTDHDDRPTHLH, from the coding sequence ATGACGCCATTCGATAACAATTCCAGCGAGCTGCGCCGCCGCCGGTTCCGCCCGATCCCGGTGCGGATGCTGGTGCCGAACATGATCACGCTGCTGGCGATCTGCGCCGGCCTCACCGCGATCCGCCTGTCGACGGAAGGGCGGATGGAGCTTGCGGTCGCCGCCATCGTGTTCGCGGCGATCCTGGACGGCATCGACGGGCGGGTCGCCCGCATGATCAAAGGCCAGTCGAAATTCGGCGCCGAGCTCGACAGCCTCGCTGACTTCGTCAATTTCGGCGTCGCGCCGGGCCTGATCCTGTATTTCTGGCAGCTGCATGAGCTCAACAATGGCGGCTGGATCGCGGCGATGGTGTTTGCGATCTCCGGCGGCCTGCGGCTGGCGCGCTTCAACGCCTCGATCGACGATCCCAACAAGCCGGCGTTCGCCGCCAATTATTTCACCGGCGTGCCGGCACCGGCCGGCGCGATCACCGTGCTGCTGCCGATCTACCTCGCCTTCCTCGGCGTGCCGATGCCGCCGGCGACGCTGACGGCGTTCTACACGCTCCTGATCGCCTTCCTGATGGTGTCGCGGCTGCCGGTGTTCTCCGGCAAGACCGTGAAGATGCGCGTGCCGCCGGAGATGGTGTTGCCGGTGTTCGTCGCCGTGGTGTTCTTTGTCGCGCTGCTGATCGGCTACCCCTGGCACATCCTGTCGGCCGGTTCGGTGGCCTACCTGATCAGCCTGCCGTGGGGCTGGAAGTCCTATCGCGACCAGGAGCGCAAGCTCGCCGCGCAGAGCCAAGGCGCCGGGGTACCGGCGGCGGCCGCCACGCCCTACGCGGCGCCGGTCACGGATACGGACCACGACGACCGTCCGACGCATCTGCACTGA
- a CDS encoding RraA family protein, with the protein MTTSASAPLPASVLEALARYDTPTICNAMEIVAPERRLIGYTVKPLVCPFPTLPPIVGYARTVAIRSVLKSGLSAEEQSKRRIDYYEYVGTGFGPRISVIQDIDGPDVGYGAFWGEVQSAVHKALGCLGVITDGSIRDIPQWAPGFQALAGSIGPSHAWVHAESFGGEVRVAGMTVRSDDLIHADSHGAIVIPYDIAAKLPEAAELCGRRETPILEIARSKDFTLEKLKDALKRSSEIH; encoded by the coding sequence GTGACGACATCCGCTTCCGCCCCGCTTCCTGCCTCCGTTCTTGAAGCGTTGGCGCGCTATGACACGCCGACGATCTGCAACGCGATGGAGATCGTCGCGCCGGAGCGCCGCCTGATTGGCTACACGGTGAAGCCGCTGGTCTGCCCGTTCCCGACCTTGCCGCCGATCGTCGGCTATGCGCGTACGGTCGCGATCCGGTCGGTGCTGAAGTCCGGCCTGTCGGCCGAGGAACAGTCGAAGCGCCGCATCGATTATTATGAGTATGTCGGCACCGGCTTTGGTCCGCGCATCTCGGTCATCCAGGACATCGACGGGCCCGACGTCGGCTACGGCGCGTTCTGGGGCGAGGTGCAGAGCGCCGTCCACAAGGCGCTCGGCTGCCTCGGCGTCATCACCGACGGGTCGATCCGCGATATCCCGCAATGGGCGCCGGGCTTCCAGGCGCTGGCCGGCTCGATCGGCCCGTCGCACGCCTGGGTGCACGCCGAGAGCTTCGGCGGCGAAGTGCGTGTCGCCGGCATGACGGTGCGCTCCGACGATCTGATCCACGCCGACAGTCACGGCGCGATCGTGATCCCCTACGACATCGCGGCGAAGCTGCCCGAGGCCGCCGAGCTCTGCGGCCGCCGCGAGACCCCGATCCTGGAGATCGCGCGCTCCAAGGATTTCACCCTCGAGAAGCTGAAGGACGCGCTGAAGCGTTCGTCGGAAATCCACTGA
- a CDS encoding tripartite tricarboxylate transporter substrate binding protein, whose product MIARRAFLSLFGTACLATTAGRHPAFAEAAYPARPVRWIVPYAAGGATDVLSRLICQRLTERLGHPFVVENKPGAGSNIGTEAVITSPADGYTLLLTSTANAINASFDPTIHYDFGKSIAPVAGIARIPLVLVVNNALPVRNVAEFIAYAKANPGKLSTGSSGVGTSLHLSGELFKAMAGIDLVHVPYRGSAPGLTDLMSGQIQAMFDNVTSSLELIRAGKIRALGVTTKERSATLPDVPPISDVLTGYETSSFYGVGAPSGTPTEIIDLLNREINAALTDPAIKQQIGQLGALPIIGNADAFGNMLTAETARWRKVVALAGPRTQ is encoded by the coding sequence ATGATCGCCCGCAGAGCGTTCCTCTCGCTGTTCGGTACCGCCTGTCTCGCCACGACGGCCGGTCGCCATCCAGCCTTCGCCGAGGCCGCCTACCCGGCGCGGCCGGTGCGCTGGATCGTGCCCTATGCTGCCGGCGGCGCCACCGACGTGCTGTCGCGCCTGATCTGCCAGCGCCTGACCGAACGGCTCGGGCATCCCTTCGTGGTCGAGAACAAACCCGGCGCCGGCAGCAATATCGGCACCGAGGCCGTGATCACCTCGCCAGCGGACGGCTACACGTTGCTGCTGACCAGCACGGCGAATGCCATCAACGCCTCGTTCGATCCGACCATCCATTACGATTTCGGCAAGAGCATCGCGCCAGTGGCGGGGATCGCGCGGATCCCACTGGTGCTCGTGGTCAACAACGCCTTGCCGGTGCGCAATGTCGCCGAGTTCATCGCCTATGCGAAAGCCAACCCGGGCAAGCTCAGCACCGGATCGTCGGGCGTCGGGACCTCGCTGCACCTGTCCGGCGAGTTGTTCAAGGCGATGGCCGGCATCGATCTGGTCCACGTTCCCTACCGCGGCTCGGCGCCCGGACTGACCGACCTGATGTCCGGGCAGATCCAGGCCATGTTCGACAACGTCACCTCGTCGCTGGAGCTGATCCGCGCCGGCAAGATCCGCGCGCTCGGCGTGACGACGAAGGAGCGCTCGGCGACGCTGCCGGACGTGCCGCCGATATCGGACGTGTTGACCGGCTACGAGACCAGCTCGTTCTACGGCGTCGGCGCCCCCAGCGGCACGCCGACCGAGATCATCGATCTGCTCAACCGCGAGATCAATGCCGCACTCACCGATCCGGCGATCAAACAGCAGATCGGCCAGCTCGGCGCGCTGCCGATCATCGGCAACGCGGACGCCTTCGGCAACATGCTCACCGCCGAGACGGCGCGCTGGCGCAAGGTCGTCGCCCTGGCCGGACCGCGGACCCAGTGA